One window of the Chryseobacterium sp. CY350 genome contains the following:
- a CDS encoding helix-turn-helix domain-containing protein encodes MEKILKKITTCRRERGFTFENMGHELDITMAAYRKIEIGKTRLTVDRLFKISNILNLHIRDLISLHSEFTEYVNEEYSVNNIDFFKKLLEAKDEQIFLLKEREKIKYKK; translated from the coding sequence ATGGAAAAAATTCTTAAAAAAATTACCACCTGTAGAAGAGAAAGAGGATTTACATTTGAAAATATGGGCCATGAGCTTGATATTACCATGGCAGCGTACAGGAAGATTGAGATTGGAAAGACTAGACTTACTGTAGATAGACTTTTTAAAATATCAAATATCTTAAATTTACATATTAGAGATCTAATTTCTTTGCATTCAGAATTTACGGAATATGTAAATGAAGAGTATTCTGTAAATAATATTGATTTTTTCAAAAAGCTTTTGGAAGCTAAAGATGAACAAATATTTTTACTGAAAGAAAGAGAGAAGATAAAATATAAAAAATAG